DNA from Triticum aestivum cultivar Chinese Spring chromosome 7D, IWGSC CS RefSeq v2.1, whole genome shotgun sequence:
GGAAGGGGGGAGGGGACGTCCGGGGCAGTCCTCTGGCGGGGCAGTGTGCGACTGGCGAGCTCGGTCGAGCGGCTGGCGGTGAGCTTGCTGGGAGGTGCGCCAGGGCAGACTGTGTGGTAGTGGTGCTGCTGAGTGCAGTGGAGGCATGGTGCTGCGCACAGCGGCGTGGGCTGCTCCTGAGCGGCCACGGAGGTGCGCGGGCATGGCGGCGCGTGGAGCTGTGGTTTAGTGAGCGGCGGCTGGGCTTCATCTTTGTCCTGGTGCTGAGGTGCTGCTGGAGCTGGAGTTGCCGCTGATTCTGCTTATTGGAGAAAGTGGAGgtgttgtgctgctgctgctggttggaGTTGGTGCTACTGGGAAGCTTCGTGATACTAGCGTGCCTAGAAAAGGTTCTCATAGCTAAACTGAGTAGCTGAAGTGAGTGATCCTGGTGGTGGTGTGGCTGCTGATTGCAGagagagctgctgctgctgctgggtaCTCCTCTCCTCCTCTGTCTACAGAGAGAGACAAGGTCCATTTTGGATATGAGTCATGAATCTTGATACTGAAGTTcttaataagtactccctccgtaaactaatataagagcgtttagaatactaaagtagtgatctaaatgctcttatattagtttacagagggagtactaacgaGTTGTGAATTTGGGGAGGTTGCCATGTTATTGCAAAAAAAATGGCAGGAAAAAACATGTTTATTTTGGCTCAAGTTTTCTCCCCATAATATATGAAGATGCTTCTTAGCTAGCAAAGTATCCCGTTATGTCTGAGATTCCGGCATTTAGAATCAGTTATCTCACTGTGGTTTGCAACTGAGAAGCAATCAAGATGATTGATAGGTTGCAATTGAACCCAATTTTCATCGTTGCAGGTAGGATTTAGTTAACCTGAATCTTCCTTCCTGCTTTTCAGCTGTAGGTTTTGTAAAACTTCTCTCTGTAAATTGATGGCTTGATTCTTTGTGATTTTTCATTCTTCTCAGTTCCCTCTGCTGGTCTTCTCATGTGCTTCATTTTTCTTTTCAGTAATGCAGCTACCTGCCACTGATTCAGAATAAATTGAGCGCTTCTGTGTTCCATCGAGCAAACAGATACAGATTAAATCGAGCAGTGTTTCTATTCCCCAAAAACAAAACAAATTGAAAATAGCTTCAGAAAGCATGAAGCTAGTAGCTTTTGGATTAGTTTTATTGGGGTGCCTGCAATCTTTGGCAGCTCCTGACTTCCAAGGTAAAGCCCTTATATATTTGACATAAATAAACATCTTTGCCACATCAGACATTATTCTACAAGGTCCGCACTCGGTAAGGCAATGTCATATTTAAATTGATTTTTTTTACTCCAAGCTGTCTATTTGACTGGAGTATCAGTTGGAGATTTGTCTTCCTGCCTTAGTAGACAAGTATATATCGTATACAACAATATAACTGCCATAGTAATCCTACGGAACTCTGGTGTTGTAATTGGGGCATAAAAGGATATAACATATACAGAAACTAATGCACCAATGGTGGCTGGTGGATATCAACCACACCTTCAATTGCTTAGAAAATTTGCAGTTCTGTTCCAAAGGAACATGAAACTGTAAAAGCATTTCTCATCAAATATTTGATTATTTTCTTTCAATGAAGTGGCCTGCCTTTGGTTTGCTCTGCATCAGTTAAGCTATCCAGATTGCGAGTGGAACACTTAACAGGTGTCAACTCAGAAGGATTGGCCATTTTCCATTCTCTTGCATTTAGTGTCTACCTCGTAATACTACAAACAAAATGACATTTTTTTAATCTCAGTCATAGCACTGTATGAAATGAGGATGATGCTCACTGACAGCCGCGGTGTCTTGAAAGACTGGAACAATAACCAAGTGAGCCCCTGCTATTTTGATAATGTTAGATGCGATCAAGATGGCAGCGTTATTGGAATGTAAGTGAAAGAATTCATCTCAAATGCGTACTTCAAGAAAATTCACATTCTGGCCTATGAACATAGTGAAGTGAAATCTTCGATACTTCTAGTAAAACATTTCTAAAGTGCTTGATGCCAACTTCTAGTTAGATCACTCAAAAACTTCTCATAATAGAACAATGGTTTTACTTCAACAGCACATTCTTCATGCTCTACTATCTCCTACTTTTACTATTATAATACAGTTCACTATAGCATTTACCTGTGTCCACGTGACTATGTGCCTAgtttctcatttccaaatatgcAGAACTTTGAGCTCCTCAGGGTTAAGTGGAATTTTATCACCCAGCATTGCAACGTTAACAACTTTACAGCAGCTGTAAGTTCAATTATCTACTATTGCAAATATGTATTTCAAGATTATTCTTTATAAAAAAGAGTACTGCACCAAACGCTGGTGGTTGTTTCTTGTTGTAAGTGAATTCAATGAAAAGATCCGGAAATAACGAATAATGAGAAAATTCATTTATAGACATTTTGTTCTCGTTTCCAAATTTCTACTTAGTTATTCCCATCATCTGGTAACCACAGGATGATCCCAATCTCCTTTTAGTCAAAGATAAATCTCACTTCTCCTTCCAAAATGGATGACATTTTCTTATTACTATATGGTTTCAGGTTATTGGATGGTAACAACATAACTGGAGGAATTCCACAGGAGTTAGGGAACCTATCAAACTTAATGACTCTAAAACTTGGAAGAAATGGCTTAAATGGCTCAATACCTGAATCTTTTGGCCTTCTATCAGAACTCCAAAATCTGTAAGTCAGCCCATTACTCATGTTATCATGACTGAACCACAACTCTAACAATGTGATAACTTGGACAGGGATCTAAGCGAAAATCTGTTGATTGGTAACATTCCAAACTCTTTGTCAAATCTTTCATCGTTGAACAATATGTAAGTTGACCTTTTCATGCTGACAAATCCATGAAACCTGCCTAATAGTGAAAGTCATCAATAATATTCATTGTTACTACTTTTCCACATAAATAAAGGATATCTCTATTATCTTATGATATATCATAACTCATTGTGTTTTGCAGTAATCTCGCATATAACAGTCTTAGCGGTGAAATACCAGAACAGCTACTTCAGGTGTCCCAATATAAGTATGGCATATCTTTAGTATTATCAGAATATATTATACAAACAATTTCATGTGTACCACTTTATGTTTTACATAATAAGTGAAATCGAGTCTTTACAGCTATACAGGCAACCATTTGAACTGTGGCCAGCACTTAATTTCATGCAATGGAAGCACTAATAAGACAGGTGATTTAGATAGCAACATAGCAATCCATATTGAACCCTACATTTGGAGCAAGAAACTACATACATTGTCAAACTAAATGCTTGGTAATACCAACAGGTGGATCAAGCAACTCCACTGTCAAGGTGATTCTTGGAAGCATTGGCGGAGCAGTCATTCTTATTGTTTCTGTAGTTCTATTTCTGCTATGGTGGCAAAGAATGCGCCACCGTcctgatatatacattgatgttcCAGGTTCGTTCAGCAAGATCACTACGTTATTTTCAAAATTACTATAATTAAACTTTCAACAATATTACCATACCAGAAAGGACTCTGAACATTTTTCAACCAAGAAATGATAAATATTTACAACATTTTTAGGTCAGCATGATCACAACCTAGAGTTTGGGCAGATAAAGCGTTTTTCATGGCGAGAGCTCCAGACTGCGACCAATAATTTCAGTGAGCAAAATGTACTCGGCAAGGGCGGTTTCGGTAAGGTGTACAAAGGAGTGCTTCCAGGTCCAGACAGCAAGAAGGTTGCGATCAAACGGCTATTTGAAGTAGGAAGTCCCGAAGGCGAAATGGCTTTCCTCAGAGAAGTGGAATTGATAAGCATTGCTGTGCATAAGAACATATTAAGATTAATAGGATTCTGCACGACACCAACAGAGCGGCTCTTGATATACCCCTTCATGGAAAATCTGAGTGTCGCTTCCCGTTTAAGAGGTACTGCTAAGCTAAGATATCTCTTCATCACATGAGTTTATTCATATGTTTATTTAATTGGTCCTTTTTTTAGGTGTGTCAGCTGAGTTGATGCATGCAATTGTAGTGTAGTGTATTGCCAGAAACTTGGAGTGCATGTTATATGTGTTGAATAAGAGAGAAAACAGAAATCATGAAGAATTCAGTTATCTCTAACTTTTATACCAGACACTACAGAGTTTCATTATATGTTCTTttcagataataatatagcatatAATTTATTTGTGCAACATACTGCTGATGAAACTCCAACAATACGCAGATATAGAACTTAATGAACCAATATTAGATTGGATGACAAGAATGACGATCGCACTTGGAGCTGCCCGTGGTTTGGAATACCTTCATGAGCACTGCAACCCCAAGATCATCCACCGCGATGTCAAGGCTGCCAACGTCCTACTCGATGGGAACTTTGAAGCAGTCATAGGAGACTTTGGGCTGGCAAAGATGATGGACATGGGGAGGAACACTGTGACGACAGGGGTCCGTGGGACAATGGGCCACATAGCTCCCGAGTACTTTAAGACCGGGAGGCCATCAGTGAAGACGGACATATTTGGATATGGTGTTATGTTATTAGAAATTGTGACAGGCGAGCGTGCAATTTTCCCGGACTTCCTCGAAGGAGCTGGCGAGGTCATGCTCATCGATCAAGTAAGATAGCAATACATTATGGAACTGCTTATAAGTACCCCAAAAAAGATTATAGGTGTTACTGAAAGCTTATGAAACTAAGAAACTAAAAGCATTCTGAAACTCAGTCAGTGTTGCTCACCTTAATAATTAATATGGGCAGAAGTTAGGTGCTTAGAATGGAAGATGTTTAGACATCCCGTATGAACAATGCCCTTGCACTTTCCAGTAAAATTTTGGCTTGCACGCTCACATAGTTGACTCATATGAGGTTGCTTGATTAATCTGAAGGTGAAACTGTTGATGCAAGAAGGGCGATTGGAAGAAATCGTGGACCGCAATATAGGCTGTGGATATGACTTTCAAGAACTAGTAAAAATTATCCAAGTAGCACTCCTCTGCACCAATATTGACCCTTGTCAACGCCCTGCTATGTCGGAAGTTGTGCATATGCTGGAAGAAAAAATTGTGCCGGAAGATCAGTGGGAGGAGTGGCAGCGAGCTGAGCTTACCCGTCGGCAGCAGTACGAAAATAAGCAGCATCACAAATTATTCACCTTCAGTGAGGAGTCACTGAACATCTATGAAGCCGTTGAGCTCTCTGGTGGCAGATGAGCTGCAAGATCATCAAAACTCATCATGATGTTCACTTGTTTCTTCATTAGAAAGAGTGAAAGGAAATATAGAACTCAAAAGTCCCTTTTATAGATGCTATCTATCTGGTTGCGAGACCCTATAGAATCATTAGCAGAATTATGTATAAGTAACTGTACCTAGTATGTGGTGCTGTGACACAATGTTGTACTTATACATCTAGCTCAGACATTATTAACATCTGTATGCATGTATATAATCTATAAACAGACATATTTGATTTTACCTGTGTGCACACGTCTTGCATAGGAAATTTTCTGATGACTATTATTGCTTACTATTAAAATTTGGGTGTTATATAGTCCTCATGTAAGGGCCAGCCTATCCAACTTTATTTTTGAACTGTATTATTGCTTATTAGATACGCTTGGCATGTAATATCTTGAAAGTTTAGCCAAAAGTCCAGCAGCATGCATTTTTCAAATTCCAAACTACAGATAAGTTAACCAACCAACGATGGCCTAAGAGAACTGCACAGCAATGTGTTTCCCCCACAAAAATCCGAAATTGTAAGGGTAACTCGAGCAATGAAAGTGACCATCAATAAAGATAAAACCAACAAAGAAACTCCAAAATCAAGATATTACTTATTATACAAGGAAACATGTTGCCAGGCGTCAATCTAGATGAAGTGGTTTTCCTTAAGAAGTTAGCGTACATGTGTAGATTACAAGCAATGATCATATGGAGCTCAACATCAAACATGTCCAGTGAGGACCCATAAAAGGTCAAGACTGAGAAAGACATTTTCACTCCAGTGAGGACCCATAAAAGGTCAAGACTGAGAAAGACATTTTCACTCCAGCCAACAACTGTGGTGCAGCTGACATAGCATAATAACGTAACCGTGTAGGCGCCACCAGTCCCCTTAAATACCAGCAAGCATCAAGATTTTGCTGACTAGACATGAATTTCCTGAGTTATGGGGATACTCATCTGTTTTGGTCAGTTTTCATGGTGTTCTTTCATTGAAAGGGACCTTTCACAGTATTACTTGCAATTGTTAGATATTTTAACTAGACAGTTCCCAGTTTTTGCAAGAGATTTTCTGATATCCAACCAGCTTGACATTGGGGATTAGGATAAGAGCCCTCGTGGGAGACAAGCATCCAAAGCCCAGCTGCACGCAGTTGCCGTATCTGGAATAGTTTTCGAGCCAATGAGGGCAGCCAACATCAACAAAGAGCGAGGTTCAGATACCAAGAATCATGTCTGCAGAAAGCAGAataaaattcatgaaaaaaatatgatGTGCAACGTTCTGCAGCACAACTATGATAAAATGAATAATATTTGCATTTACAAACACAACTATCCTAAACGAAACTTTGCCTAATTAGGTCTGCAGAAAGTGGAACAAAACTCAGGAGAACTATGGCATGTGCCTTTTTTGCGAGAAAAAAAAATGCCCTGCATCGTTCAAATCTGCAGTGCAACTATATTAAATGGATCATTTTGCGTTTATAAACACAACTGCCCTGTAAAAAATTTGCCTTAAGTAATAAGTATGTGAACAAGGAAGCTGTGAACGATATTATGAACATGTGAAGAATAGTAATCAAGAAATTTAGAGCTAACAACTATGTCTAAGGTGAACACAGAATAACAGTGAGAATAAATATCATTATCTTGCAACTTCTTACAAGAATTCTCTGAAGGAGAACTGAGACAGCTGAATTTTTGGCCATGTGGTGCAAAAAGAAAATACAGAATTTACACATCAACACAGGAAACAATATACTCTGGTAGGAATAGCATAGGATCAAATTTACGAACCCATCTGCGTATCAGAGACTTCGGATTGTAGAAAATATGTGACCTGTCAGTGAAACAACTCACTGCTATGAATAAGCATAGCATGAAATTATATCTTGAGAAGTAGGAATATAGGGTGCAGAAAATTAAAGATAACCTTCACATGCATATGGATTTTGTTGAATATCTCCAACATAGAGTTGTTCTCCTGTACAAACGGAAACATTCAGAATGGTAAATCATACAAGAATATGTGTCAGGCAACTTAAATCAAGACTCAAACTAAATTAGAACTAACGCTGAGCTATCACAGTTTCTTCAGCATATCAACAACAAACCTTCTTTCTTCTCACATGTTTATGCACAGGGGACGCCGTTCCTGCCATCAAGCAGTTCTTACACGATACACTAGCGGAAGTCTGGTCATATAGATCTTGGCCTGGAAGAATTATAAGACCAGTGAGTATGCAAGAGCAGAATTTTGATCAACCAATATTGCGAACTTTCTGAGTCATGGCACATACAAGAAAAGAGTACCATTTTACTATGGCAAGCTGAGAACAGTGAACACCTACTGTAGAATATTTCTTCCATATCAGTTGCAAGCAATTAGATTGCTCTCCCTAACTAAGCAATAACTGTAGCATTCTTTTCTTGAAAGCTAGAGGGTTTTTTTCGAGATCTTATCAGATATTTCAGAAGCTAGGGCGTGTCTATTGTTCGCGCAGCATGAATTGATGAAGCCAGTATAAGTTACATGGTCAACAGCCGA
Protein-coding regions in this window:
- the LOC123163880 gene encoding LRR receptor kinase SERK2, whose product is MKLVAFGLVLLGCLQSLAAPDFQVIALYEMRMMLTDSRGVLKDWNNNQVSPCYFDNVRCDQDGSVIGITLSSSGLSGILSPSIATLTTLQQLLLDGNNITGGIPQELGNLSNLMTLKLGRNGLNGSIPESFGLLSELQNLDLSENLLIGNIPNSLSNLSSLNNINLAYNSLSGEIPEQLLQVSQYNYTGNHLNCGQHLISCNGSTNKTGGSSNSTVKVILGSIGGAVILIVSVVLFLLWWQRMRHRPDIYIDVPGQHDHNLEFGQIKRFSWRELQTATNNFSEQNVLGKGGFGKVYKGVLPGPDSKKVAIKRLFEVGSPEGEMAFLREVELISIAVHKNILRLIGFCTTPTERLLIYPFMENLSVASRLRDIELNEPILDWMTRMTIALGAARGLEYLHEHCNPKIIHRDVKAANVLLDGNFEAVIGDFGLAKMMDMGRNTVTTGVRGTMGHIAPEYFKTGRPSVKTDIFGYGVMLLEIVTGERAIFPDFLEGAGEVMLIDQVKLLMQEGRLEEIVDRNIGCGYDFQELVKIIQVALLCTNIDPCQRPAMSEVVHMLEEKIVPEDQWEEWQRAELTRRQQYENKQHHKLFTFSEESLNIYEAVELSGGR